The following DNA comes from Mucilaginibacter jinjuensis.
AAGGCACTCGCAGGCTCATTAAGCATAACGAATACTTTGCGCCTGTTGCTCCTTTCAAATTCGTGGTATTAAATAATAAGCTTTCTGCCACACAGGGCGAAGATTTTAAGCTGCAACTTAAATTAACCGGGGATCAATTACCTTCGTCTGTTTACATAGAAACAGACGATCATACTTTTAAACTCGATAAACAAAGCATCAGTAGTTTTAGCTATCAGTTTACCAATCTGCAACATAGCACCACATTTCACTTAAGCGGCGGCGGTTATAGTTCTGATAAATATCAAATCATTATCAATGCGCGGCCATCGCTTTTACATTTTGATGCTGCTCTTACCTACCCTGCTTACCTACATAAACAAAATGAAGTAATTAGCAATGCCGGAGATTTAACCATCCCGACAGGTACCATAGTAAACTGGAAACTTCATACCCAACATGCCGACGCTTTACTTTTTGCGGTGAATGGCAATGTGCATCAGCTTAAACCTTCGGCAAATGATGTATTTACTTATAGCGAGCGGATTTTAAAACCTTCCGCCTATTCACTGAAACCCATTAATGAACAGGTGAGTAAGTCAGATTCTACCGGTTACCATATCAATGTTATTGCCGACGAAGCACCGGTTATCACCACTACCGAAAAACAGGATTCGGTAAGCATGAAAGCCTTATACTTCAATGGAAAAATTCAGGACGATCATGGCTTTAGTTCATTACGTTTTCATTATACCGTAAAATCGGCAGATCAAAACAGTAAGGTTGTTTCCTATTCGCAGTCCGTTAAGGCCGATTTAAGTCATACACAATCAGACTTTTTTTACTTCTGGAATTTAAAGGATCTGAAAGCCAAACCAGGCGATCATATCAACTATTATTGTGAAGTAGCTGATAATGACGCAGTAGCAGGTCCAAAATCGGCGCGCACACCAGAGAAAGAGTTGGATATGCCAACCGAACAGCAAATTGCCAATGAGTTGAACAACGGCACGCAACAGGTTAAGCAAAAAATGGAATCGGCAGCTAAACTGGCAGCGCAATTGGAGCGCGAGGCGCAGCGCTTAAACCAAAACCTGTTAAATAAATCATCCCTCACTTTTGATGAGAAGAAACAGGTAGAAGATCTCCTCCAAAAAAGAAAAGATCTGAATGATTTAGTAAAAGAGGTGCAGGACGAGAATAAGAAGAACCTGTATAATCGCCAGCAAAATCAGCAGCAGAGCCAGCAGGTAACCGAGATGCAGAACCAGATGGATAAGTTGCTGCAAAACCTGCTCGACCCAAAAACCCAGCAAATGCTGCAAGCTTTACAAGAGATGCTGCAACAGCAACAAAAAGATGGCACCCGCGAACAGCTTTCGCAAATGCAGAACGATAATAAATCTCTGAAAAAAGAGCTTGACCGGATGCTGGAACTCTATAAAAAAATGGAGTTCGATCAGAAACTGAACCAAAATATTAACCAGTTGAACCAACTGGCCGATCAACAACAAAAGCTTGCTGACCAGGCACAACAGCAGGGGGCCAACAAACAAGATTTACTGCAACAACAGCAAAAAGTTAAGCAGGATTTTCAGGATATAAAAAAATCTTTGGATGACCTTAAAAAATCAGCCGAACAAATAGAAAATCAGCCTAAATTAGATGACCCAAAAAAGGATGCTGACCAAATAGATCAGCAGATGGATAAAAGCTCGGATGAGCTAAACAAAAATAACATGCAAAAAGCGGCCAAATCGCAAAAAGACGCGGCGCAGCAAATGCAGCAATTAAGTAAAAAACTAAAACAGGATAACGAAGAGCAAGAGGGCGAAGAAACAAATTTAAGTGCACAGCAATTGCGCGAGTTACTTAAAAATCTGGTAAACAGTTCATTCGATCAGGAAAAATTGATGCAAACGTTCAGGTCAACCAGCGCATCAGACCCTAATTATGTCACCCTTTCGCAACAACAAAAAGATATAAAAGACAATTTAAAAACAGCCGAAGACAGCCTTTATTCATTAAGCAAGCGGGTTCCGCAAATACAATCAACAGTAAATGAAGAAATTAGCTCTATTAATGATCATATTAATAAAGCAATTGATAATTTAGGGGACCGAAGAACGGCAGAAGCTAACAAGAACCAGCAGTATGCCATGACTTCGATGAACAACTTGGCACTAATGTTGAATGAAGTCCTCGACCAATTGCAAAACGCGATGAAAAATGCAAAAGGTGGCAAGGGGAAGTCAAAGCAAAGTTTGCAGCAGTTAAGCCAGATGCAGCAGCAATTGAATAATAATATGCAGAAAATGCGTGATCAATTGCAGCAGGGAAACCCGGGACAAAGCCAGCAGCAAAGCCAAAGCGAGCAACTGGCACGTATGGCCCGGCAACAGCAAATGATTAGGCAGGCGGTTGAACAGTACAACAGAAATGAACTAAAAGACGGGAAAAACGGTACAGGAAATTTGGATAAAATTGCAAAACAAATGGAACAAACCGAAAATGATCTCGTAAACAGACGTATTAGTGAGGAATCACTGAAAAGGCAACAGCAGATCCAGACCCGGTTACTTGAGGCAGAGAAGGCAGAACAGGAACGTGAGCAGGATAAGCAACGACAAAGTACGGCGGGTAAAGATATACCTCCCGGCTATATAAAGGCGTTGCAGAACTATCAGCAGCTAAAAGTAAAGCAAACAGAACAGTTGAAAACTGTATCTCCGGACCTGAACCTGTACTATAAACAAAAAGTTAAAAAATATTTTGACCAATTAAATGGTAAATAGTATGCAAGAGGCCAATATTGGAGCCACGAAACTTTATACTTTACAGCTTCCATCGAAACCTGAAAGTATAGTTGAACTGGAAAATTTGATTGAAGATATCGCAGATACTTATCAAATAAGTGATGATACCTTTGCCAATATGATGACCTGTTTAAATGAGGTGGTAATGAATGCCATTGTACATGGCAACAAGATGGATGAGAACAAAAAGGTAATTGTAAACGCCGAGATAGACCACAAACGTATTATGTGGACCATTACCGACGAGGGAGATGGCTTTGATTATAATAACCTGCCCGACCCTACCGCCGAGGAGAATTTAGAAAACCTAACCGGCCGTGGCGTTTTTATTGTTAAACAATTATCAGATCAGTGTATCTTTAACGCCTCGGGAAACGAGGTTGAATTACACTTTAAGATATAATGCCCGCAATAAATTTTTTTCAGGAAGAGGTTAGCTTTACATTAAAAGATAAGCTGAAGCTAAAAAAGTGGATTAAAGAAACTATTGAGGCCGAAGGCTACAAACTGCAAGAACTTAACTACATCTTTTGCTCGGACGAGTATTTGCTGCAAATGAACCAGCAATACCTTGATCATGATACACTTACCGATATTATAACTTTCGATAATTCTGAAACGCCAGGTAAAATTGTAGGCGATATATTTATTTCTATTGAACGCATTAGAGAAAACGCGGAGAAGTTTAATGTAACAGAAACCCGCGAGCTACAGCGCGTTATTATTCATGGCACTTTACACCTGCTGGGCTACCCAGATAAAAAGCCTGCCGAAAAAAAGGTGATGACAGAAAAAGAAGACTTTTATCTGAATAATATTACTTTTTAAATAGTTTACTTTGTATTAGTAAAACACTAATACCCAACAAACCAACTATTAAAAACTATGAAAACATTAGCACTATTTCTAGGCTTGCTATTTTTTGCTGCCCCAACTTCGGTTTACACATTTAAATTGAAAAGCATTGATGGCGGTGCGCTTTCACTGGCCAAATATCGCGGCAAAAAAATCCTGATCGTAAATACTGCCTCTAAATGCGGCTTTACTAAACAGTACAAAGATCTGGAAACACTTTCTGAGCAATACAAAGACAAATTAGTAGTAGTCGGTTTCCCGGCTAATAACTTTGGTGGTCAAGAGCCTGGTACAGAGCAAGATATTAAAACGTTTTGCCATGATAATTTTAACGTAACTTTCCCGATGAGCGGTAAGGTTAGTGTTTTAGGTTTAGATATTGATCCGTTATTTCAATACTTAACCACCGCACCAAACCCTGATTTTACAGGTGATATTAAATGGAACTTCGAGAAATTTTTGATCGACGAAAATGGTAAACTAATTCACCGTTACCGCTCGCAAAC
Coding sequences within:
- a CDS encoding DUF4175 family protein produces the protein MYQSGNYHLLIEKIDVFIRRYYINKLLRGIIFWAAVLFTGYIVATLSEYLGHFTTFFRTLIFYGFILLNLIIIVRLVLPPLLAYLNLGNTITHHQAAEIIGRHFTEVQDKLLNTLQLKVLADENPLHRQLIEASIDQKIETLRPVRFPTAVDLHENVKQLKWVLAPAALILILALVAPAILTEGTRRLIKHNEYFAPVAPFKFVVLNNKLSATQGEDFKLQLKLTGDQLPSSVYIETDDHTFKLDKQSISSFSYQFTNLQHSTTFHLSGGGYSSDKYQIIINARPSLLHFDAALTYPAYLHKQNEVISNAGDLTIPTGTIVNWKLHTQHADALLFAVNGNVHQLKPSANDVFTYSERILKPSAYSLKPINEQVSKSDSTGYHINVIADEAPVITTTEKQDSVSMKALYFNGKIQDDHGFSSLRFHYTVKSADQNSKVVSYSQSVKADLSHTQSDFFYFWNLKDLKAKPGDHINYYCEVADNDAVAGPKSARTPEKELDMPTEQQIANELNNGTQQVKQKMESAAKLAAQLEREAQRLNQNLLNKSSLTFDEKKQVEDLLQKRKDLNDLVKEVQDENKKNLYNRQQNQQQSQQVTEMQNQMDKLLQNLLDPKTQQMLQALQEMLQQQQKDGTREQLSQMQNDNKSLKKELDRMLELYKKMEFDQKLNQNINQLNQLADQQQKLADQAQQQGANKQDLLQQQQKVKQDFQDIKKSLDDLKKSAEQIENQPKLDDPKKDADQIDQQMDKSSDELNKNNMQKAAKSQKDAAQQMQQLSKKLKQDNEEQEGEETNLSAQQLRELLKNLVNSSFDQEKLMQTFRSTSASDPNYVTLSQQQKDIKDNLKTAEDSLYSLSKRVPQIQSTVNEEISSINDHINKAIDNLGDRRTAEANKNQQYAMTSMNNLALMLNEVLDQLQNAMKNAKGGKGKSKQSLQQLSQMQQQLNNNMQKMRDQLQQGNPGQSQQQSQSEQLARMARQQQMIRQAVEQYNRNELKDGKNGTGNLDKIAKQMEQTENDLVNRRISEESLKRQQQIQTRLLEAEKAEQEREQDKQRQSTAGKDIPPGYIKALQNYQQLKVKQTEQLKTVSPDLNLYYKQKVKKYFDQLNGK
- a CDS encoding ATP-binding protein yields the protein MQEANIGATKLYTLQLPSKPESIVELENLIEDIADTYQISDDTFANMMTCLNEVVMNAIVHGNKMDENKKVIVNAEIDHKRIMWTITDEGDGFDYNNLPDPTAEENLENLTGRGVFIVKQLSDQCIFNASGNEVELHFKI
- a CDS encoding glutathione peroxidase, with translation MKTLALFLGLLFFAAPTSVYTFKLKSIDGGALSLAKYRGKKILIVNTASKCGFTKQYKDLETLSEQYKDKLVVVGFPANNFGGQEPGTEQDIKTFCHDNFNVTFPMSGKVSVLGLDIDPLFQYLTTAPNPDFTGDIKWNFEKFLIDENGKLIHRYRSQTTPLDPSITKAL
- the ybeY gene encoding rRNA maturation RNase YbeY — translated: MPAINFFQEEVSFTLKDKLKLKKWIKETIEAEGYKLQELNYIFCSDEYLLQMNQQYLDHDTLTDIITFDNSETPGKIVGDIFISIERIRENAEKFNVTETRELQRVIIHGTLHLLGYPDKKPAEKKVMTEKEDFYLNNITF